A genomic segment from Mustela lutreola isolate mMusLut2 chromosome 15, mMusLut2.pri, whole genome shotgun sequence encodes:
- the BECN1 gene encoding beclin-1 isoform X1 has protein sequence MEGSKTSSSTMQVSFVCQRCSQPLKLDTSFKILDRVTIQELTAPLLATAQVKPGETQEEEANPGEEPFLETRQDGVSRRFIPPASPSRPTFELSAPVEDQHGLPLGERMMSTESANSFTLIGEASDGGTMENLSRRLKVTGDLFDIMSGQTDVDHPLCEECTDTLLDQLDTQLNVTENECQNYKRCLEILEQMNEDDSEQLQMELKELALEEERLIQELEEVEKNRKMVAENLEKVQAEAERLDQEEAQYQREYSEFKRQQLELDDELKSVENQMRYAQMQLDKLKKTNVFNATFHIWHSGQFGTINNFRLGRLPSVPVEWNEINAAWGQTVLLLHALANKMGLKFQRYRLVPYGNHSYLESLTDKSKELPLYCSGGLRFFWDNKFDHAMVAFLDCVQQFKEEVEKGETRFCLPYRMDVEKGKIEDTGGSGGSYSIKTQFNSEEQWTKALKFMLTNLKWGLAWVSSQFYNK, from the exons ATGGAGGGGTCTAAAACTTCCAGCAGCACCATGCAAGTGAGCTTCGTGTGCCAGCGTTGCAGCCAGCCCCTGAAACTGGACACGAGCTTCAAGATCCTGGATCGTGTCACCATCCAGGAGCTCACAG CTCCATTACTTGCCACTGCCCAGGTGAAACCAGGAGAGACCCAAGAGGAAGAGGCTAACCCAGGAGAG GAGCCATTTCTTGAAACTCGCCAGGATGGTGTCTCTCGCAGATTCATCCCCCCAGCCAG TCCATCCAGGCCAACCTTCGAGCTGAGTGCCCCTGTGGAAGACCAGCATGGCCTTCCCTTGGGAGAGAG GATGATGTCTACTGAAAGTGCCAACAGCTTCACTCTGATCGGGGAGGCATCTGACGGCGGCACCATGGAGAACCTCAGCCGAAGACTGAAG GTCACTGGGGACCTTTTTGACATCATGTCAGGCCAGACTGATGTGGACCACCCGCTGTGCGAGGAATGCACAGATACTCTCTTAGACCAGCTCGACACTCAGCTCAACGTCACCGAAAATGAGTGTCAGAACTACAA GCGCTGTCTGGAGATCTTAGAGCAGATGAACGAGGACGACAGTGAACAGCTACAAATGGAGCTAAAGGAGCTGGCACTGGAGGAGGAGAGGCTGATCCAGGAGCTGGAAGAGGTGGAAAAGAACCGCAAGATGGTGGCGGAAAATCTCGAGAAGGTCCAGGCTGAGGCTGAGAGACTGGACCAGGAGGAAGCTCA GTACCAGCGGGAGTACAGTGAATTCAAGCGACAACAGCTGGAGCTGGACGATGAGCTGAAGAGCGTGGAAAACCAGATGCGCTATGCCCAGATGCAGCTGGACAAGCTGAAGAAAACCAATGTCTTCAATGCAACCTTCCACATCTG GCACAGTGGACAGTTTGGCACCATCAATAACTTCCGACTGGGTCGCCTGCCCAGTGTGCCCGTGGAATGGAATGAGATCAATGCCGCCTGGGGTCAGACGGTGTTGCTGCTCCACGCCCTGGCCAATAAGATGGGTCTGAAATTTCAGAG GTATCGGCTCGTTCCCTATGGAAACCATTCGTATCTGGAGTCTCTGACAGACAAATCTAAG GAGCTGCCATTATATTGTTCTGGGGGCTTGCGGTTTTTCTGGGACAACAAGTTTGACCATGCCATGGTGGCTTTCCTGGACTGTGTGCAGCAGTTCAAAGAAGAGGTAGAAAAAGGCGAGACACGTTTTTGTCTTCCTTACAG gatggatgtggagaaaggcaaGATTGAAGACACAGGAGGCAGTGGCGGCTCCTATTCCATCAAAACCCAGTTTAACTCTGAGGAACAGTGGACAAAAGCTCTCAAGTTCATGCTGACGAATCTCAAGTGGGGGCTTGCTTGGGTGTCCTCACAGTTTTATaacaagtga
- the BECN1 gene encoding beclin-1 isoform X2 translates to MEGSKTSSSTMQVSFVCQRCSQPLKLDTSFKILDRVTIQELTAPLLATAQVKPGETQEEEANPGEEPFLETRQDGVSRRFIPPARMMSTESANSFTLIGEASDGGTMENLSRRLKVTGDLFDIMSGQTDVDHPLCEECTDTLLDQLDTQLNVTENECQNYKRCLEILEQMNEDDSEQLQMELKELALEEERLIQELEEVEKNRKMVAENLEKVQAEAERLDQEEAQYQREYSEFKRQQLELDDELKSVENQMRYAQMQLDKLKKTNVFNATFHIWHSGQFGTINNFRLGRLPSVPVEWNEINAAWGQTVLLLHALANKMGLKFQRYRLVPYGNHSYLESLTDKSKELPLYCSGGLRFFWDNKFDHAMVAFLDCVQQFKEEVEKGETRFCLPYRMDVEKGKIEDTGGSGGSYSIKTQFNSEEQWTKALKFMLTNLKWGLAWVSSQFYNK, encoded by the exons ATGGAGGGGTCTAAAACTTCCAGCAGCACCATGCAAGTGAGCTTCGTGTGCCAGCGTTGCAGCCAGCCCCTGAAACTGGACACGAGCTTCAAGATCCTGGATCGTGTCACCATCCAGGAGCTCACAG CTCCATTACTTGCCACTGCCCAGGTGAAACCAGGAGAGACCCAAGAGGAAGAGGCTAACCCAGGAGAG GAGCCATTTCTTGAAACTCGCCAGGATGGTGTCTCTCGCAGATTCATCCCCCCAGCCAG GATGATGTCTACTGAAAGTGCCAACAGCTTCACTCTGATCGGGGAGGCATCTGACGGCGGCACCATGGAGAACCTCAGCCGAAGACTGAAG GTCACTGGGGACCTTTTTGACATCATGTCAGGCCAGACTGATGTGGACCACCCGCTGTGCGAGGAATGCACAGATACTCTCTTAGACCAGCTCGACACTCAGCTCAACGTCACCGAAAATGAGTGTCAGAACTACAA GCGCTGTCTGGAGATCTTAGAGCAGATGAACGAGGACGACAGTGAACAGCTACAAATGGAGCTAAAGGAGCTGGCACTGGAGGAGGAGAGGCTGATCCAGGAGCTGGAAGAGGTGGAAAAGAACCGCAAGATGGTGGCGGAAAATCTCGAGAAGGTCCAGGCTGAGGCTGAGAGACTGGACCAGGAGGAAGCTCA GTACCAGCGGGAGTACAGTGAATTCAAGCGACAACAGCTGGAGCTGGACGATGAGCTGAAGAGCGTGGAAAACCAGATGCGCTATGCCCAGATGCAGCTGGACAAGCTGAAGAAAACCAATGTCTTCAATGCAACCTTCCACATCTG GCACAGTGGACAGTTTGGCACCATCAATAACTTCCGACTGGGTCGCCTGCCCAGTGTGCCCGTGGAATGGAATGAGATCAATGCCGCCTGGGGTCAGACGGTGTTGCTGCTCCACGCCCTGGCCAATAAGATGGGTCTGAAATTTCAGAG GTATCGGCTCGTTCCCTATGGAAACCATTCGTATCTGGAGTCTCTGACAGACAAATCTAAG GAGCTGCCATTATATTGTTCTGGGGGCTTGCGGTTTTTCTGGGACAACAAGTTTGACCATGCCATGGTGGCTTTCCTGGACTGTGTGCAGCAGTTCAAAGAAGAGGTAGAAAAAGGCGAGACACGTTTTTGTCTTCCTTACAG gatggatgtggagaaaggcaaGATTGAAGACACAGGAGGCAGTGGCGGCTCCTATTCCATCAAAACCCAGTTTAACTCTGAGGAACAGTGGACAAAAGCTCTCAAGTTCATGCTGACGAATCTCAAGTGGGGGCTTGCTTGGGTGTCCTCACAGTTTTATaacaagtga
- the CNTD1 gene encoding cyclin N-terminal domain-containing protein 1 isoform X3: MVKQAENMHRQAMVQLSEKKEPQNWKALKEQLSSKFVLRLVSCVQLASKLSFHYKIISNVTVLNFLQTLGYVHSKEELLESELDVLKSLNFQINLPTPLAYVEMLLEVLGYNGCLVPATQLHATCLTLLDLVYLLHEPIYESLLRASIENSVPSQLQGEKFVSVKEDFMLLAVGIIAASAFIQNHECWSQVVGHLHSITGIALESIAELSYAILTHSVGANTPARKQPAPPHLEARALRAAAASNT, translated from the exons ATGGTTAAGCAGGCAGAGAATATGCACCGGCAAGCCATGGTCCAGCTGAGTGAGAAGAAGGAGCCTCAGAATTGGAAAGCTCTGAAAGAGCAGCTTTCCAGCAAGTTTGTCCTGCGTCTTGTGTCGTGTGTTCAACTGGCGAGCAAACTTTCCTTCCACTACAAA ATAATCAGCAACGTTACAGTCCTGAATTTCCTCCAGACTCTAGGGTATGTGCACAGTAAAGAAGAACTGCTGGAGTCAGAGCTTGATGTTTTGAAGTCCCTGAACTTCCAGATCAATCTGCCCACTCCCCTGGCATATGTGGAGATGCTTCTGGAGGTGTTAG GATACAATGGCTGCTTGGTCCCAGCCACACAGCTTCATGCAACCTGCCTGACCCTGCTCGACCTTGTCTATCTCCTGCATGAACCCATATATGAGAGCCTGCTGAGGGCTTCCATTGAAAACTCTGTACCCAGTCAGCTGCAAGG GGAAAAGTTTGTTTCAGTGAAGGAAGACTTCATGCTGTTGGCAGTAGGAATCATTGCGGCAAGTGCTTTCATCCAAAACCACGAGTGCTGGAGCCAG GTTGTGGGGCATTTGCACAGCATTACAGGCATTGCCTTGGAAAGCATCGCAGAGCTCTCTTACGCAATCCTAACTCACAGCGTGGGAGCCAACACGCCTGCACGAAAGCAGCCGGCTCCTCCCCACCTGGAGGCCAGAGCTCTGAGGGCCGCCGCTGCCTCCAACACATGA
- the CNTD1 gene encoding cyclin N-terminal domain-containing protein 1 isoform X1, translating to MDRPVRSRLASLSDFQFGAVATETIEDALLHLAQQNEQAVQEAAGRMGSFRETRIVEFVFLLSEQWCLEKSVSYQAVEILERFMVKQAENMHRQAMVQLSEKKEPQNWKALKEQLSSKFVLRLVSCVQLASKLSFHYKIISNVTVLNFLQTLGYVHSKEELLESELDVLKSLNFQINLPTPLAYVEMLLEVLGYNGCLVPATQLHATCLTLLDLVYLLHEPIYESLLRASIENSVPSQLQGEKFVSVKEDFMLLAVGIIAASAFIQNHECWSQVVGHLHSITGIALESIAELSYAILTHSVGANTPARKQPAPPHLEARALRAAAASNT from the exons ATGGACAGACCTGTGAGGTCAAGATTGGCCTCCCTCAGTGATTTCCAGTTCGGAGCTGTCGCCACAGAGACAATCGAAGACGCTCTGCTCCACCTGGCGCAGCAGAATGAGCAAGCCGTGCAGGAGGCTGCCGGCCGGATGGGCAGCTTCAGGGAGACCCGGATCGTGG agtttgtttttctcctgtctgAACAATGGTGTCTGGAGAAATCCGTGAGCTACCAGGCTGTAGAAATCCTAGAAAG GTTTATGGTTAAGCAGGCAGAGAATATGCACCGGCAAGCCATGGTCCAGCTGAGTGAGAAGAAGGAGCCTCAGAATTGGAAAGCTCTGAAAGAGCAGCTTTCCAGCAAGTTTGTCCTGCGTCTTGTGTCGTGTGTTCAACTGGCGAGCAAACTTTCCTTCCACTACAAA ATAATCAGCAACGTTACAGTCCTGAATTTCCTCCAGACTCTAGGGTATGTGCACAGTAAAGAAGAACTGCTGGAGTCAGAGCTTGATGTTTTGAAGTCCCTGAACTTCCAGATCAATCTGCCCACTCCCCTGGCATATGTGGAGATGCTTCTGGAGGTGTTAG GATACAATGGCTGCTTGGTCCCAGCCACACAGCTTCATGCAACCTGCCTGACCCTGCTCGACCTTGTCTATCTCCTGCATGAACCCATATATGAGAGCCTGCTGAGGGCTTCCATTGAAAACTCTGTACCCAGTCAGCTGCAAGG GGAAAAGTTTGTTTCAGTGAAGGAAGACTTCATGCTGTTGGCAGTAGGAATCATTGCGGCAAGTGCTTTCATCCAAAACCACGAGTGCTGGAGCCAG GTTGTGGGGCATTTGCACAGCATTACAGGCATTGCCTTGGAAAGCATCGCAGAGCTCTCTTACGCAATCCTAACTCACAGCGTGGGAGCCAACACGCCTGCACGAAAGCAGCCGGCTCCTCCCCACCTGGAGGCCAGAGCTCTGAGGGCCGCCGCTGCCTCCAACACATGA
- the CNTD1 gene encoding cyclin N-terminal domain-containing protein 1 isoform X2 translates to MDRPVRSRLASLSDFQFGAVATETIEDALLHLAQQNEQAVQEAAGRMGSFRETRIVEFVFLLSEQWCLEKSVSYQAVEILERFMVKQAENMHRQAMVQLSEKKEPQNWKALKEQLSSKFVLRLVSCVQLASKLSFHYKIISNVTVLNFLQTLGYVHSKEELLESELDVLKSLNFQINLPTPLAYVEMLLEVLGYNGCLVPATQLHATCLTLLDLVYLLHEPIYESLLRASIENSVPSQLQGLWGICTALQALPWKASQSSLTQS, encoded by the exons ATGGACAGACCTGTGAGGTCAAGATTGGCCTCCCTCAGTGATTTCCAGTTCGGAGCTGTCGCCACAGAGACAATCGAAGACGCTCTGCTCCACCTGGCGCAGCAGAATGAGCAAGCCGTGCAGGAGGCTGCCGGCCGGATGGGCAGCTTCAGGGAGACCCGGATCGTGG agtttgtttttctcctgtctgAACAATGGTGTCTGGAGAAATCCGTGAGCTACCAGGCTGTAGAAATCCTAGAAAG GTTTATGGTTAAGCAGGCAGAGAATATGCACCGGCAAGCCATGGTCCAGCTGAGTGAGAAGAAGGAGCCTCAGAATTGGAAAGCTCTGAAAGAGCAGCTTTCCAGCAAGTTTGTCCTGCGTCTTGTGTCGTGTGTTCAACTGGCGAGCAAACTTTCCTTCCACTACAAA ATAATCAGCAACGTTACAGTCCTGAATTTCCTCCAGACTCTAGGGTATGTGCACAGTAAAGAAGAACTGCTGGAGTCAGAGCTTGATGTTTTGAAGTCCCTGAACTTCCAGATCAATCTGCCCACTCCCCTGGCATATGTGGAGATGCTTCTGGAGGTGTTAG GATACAATGGCTGCTTGGTCCCAGCCACACAGCTTCATGCAACCTGCCTGACCCTGCTCGACCTTGTCTATCTCCTGCATGAACCCATATATGAGAGCCTGCTGAGGGCTTCCATTGAAAACTCTGTACCCAGTCAGCTGCAAGG GTTGTGGGGCATTTGCACAGCATTACAGGCATTGCCTTGGAAAGCATCGCAGAGCTCTCTTACGCAATCCTAA
- the LOC131815802 gene encoding cytochrome c oxidase assembly factor 3 homolog, mitochondrial, translated as MAAPGAGDPLNAKSGKGPVAQRIDPTREKLTPEQLQFMRQVQLAQWQKNLPQRRTRNIVTGLGIGALVLAIYGYTFYSVSQERFLDELEDEAKAARARALARASGP; from the exons ATGGCAGCCCCGGGAGCTGGTGACCCTCTCAATGCAAAGAGTGGAAAGGGCCCTGTGGCTCAGCGCATCGACCCGACtcgggagaagctgactcccgaGCAGCTGCAGTTCATGCGGCAGGTGCAGCTCGCCCAGTGGCAGAAGAATCTGCCACAGCGGCGGACCCGGAACATCGTGACCGGCCTGGGCATCGGGGCCTTGGTGTTAGCTATTT ATGGCTACACCTTCTACTCCGTGTCCCAGGAGCGTTTCCTAGATGAGCTGGAGGACGAGGCCAAAGCTGCCCGAGCCCGCGCCCTGGCGAGAGCATCAGGACCCTAA